In Rhineura floridana isolate rRhiFlo1 chromosome 1, rRhiFlo1.hap2, whole genome shotgun sequence, the following proteins share a genomic window:
- the TMCO1 gene encoding calcium load-activated calcium channel isoform X2 produces MSTMFADTVLIVFISVCTALLAEGITWVLVYRTDKYKRLKAEVEKQSKKLEKKKETITESAGRQQKKKIERQEEKLKNNNRDLSMVRMKSMFAIGFCFTALMGMFNSIFDGRVVAKLPFVPLSYIQGLSHRNLLGEDYTDCSFIFLYILCTMSIRQAVVSRHVKPPPC; encoded by the exons ATGAGTACTATGTTCGCCGACACCGTCCTTATCGTTTTTATATCCGTATGTACCGCGTTGTTAGCCGAGG GCATAACGTGGGTACTAGTTTATAGAACAGACAAGTACAAGCGGCTGaaagcagaggtggagaagcaGAGTAAAAAAT tggaaaagaaaaaggaaacaattACAGAATCAGCTGGCCgacagcagaaaaagaaaatag AGAGGCAGGAGGAGAAGCTGAAGAACAACAACAGAGATCTGTCGATG GTTCGCATGAAGTCAATGTTTGCAATTGGTTTTTGTTTCACCGCTCTGATGGGAATGTTCAATTCCAT aTTTGATGGCCGAGTGGTTGCAAAACTCCCCTTTGTACCACTTTCTTACATCCAGGGTTTGTCCCATCGTAATCTTCTGGGTGAGGATTATACAGATTGTTCCTTCATCTTCCTCTACATTCTCTGCACAATGTCTATTCGGCAG